TGGCGGACAGGCTGTCCGGAGTTTCGGCGAATGGAATTCAATTTATTATTCATGCCGCATTTCCGCCTGAGGCGAGATCTCACCGGAGTTCCTCTCTGATGGACATCCACGGAGTTACCTCCGTGGTTTTCTGCGGCATACTCGCCATAAATATCAGCGCCTTTATCTCCTTCGTTCTCTTTCTTTTTTGTACCTGCAATCACAATTTCGGCGCCTCTTTATGCAAAAAATATTTTCAACTCTTTGGCATTTTCTTTATTCCCGGTATCGGTAACTATCAGTACTTTTTTTCCGCTCAGACGCCTCTTTTCCGCAAAACGGCCGAGTATTTCTCCTATATTCATGTCTTTATTTGCTTCCATACCATAAACACTGCCATTTTGTATCTCACCTTTAATAAAATCTATTTCCGAAGCAATCTTGCCGTCACGGGAAAAAGCGGTTAATTTTCCATTAAGTTTACCTTCGGCATATGTAGAACTTGAAGAAACCTTTCCGTTTTTAAAATAGCTCGTAGCCGCACCGTTTCTTTTTCCGTCTTTATATGTTTCAAGAAGACGCAGCGTTCCTTCTTCATCAAATATTTTTACATCCCCATCAGGAATAGCTCCGCTTTTGAGTCCCGACTTTATCCCGTAATACGGAGAAAAAGAAAGCGTGGTCAAAGTCATCTGCAGATCTTTCGGTATCTTACACTCTTCCCTGGCAACTTCAGTTCCGCTCTGATCGAAATAAACCAAATATACTGCTTCCCCTTCTTTTATCATTTTTCTGGTGGTGTCAGAAAAAACAAACAAAGGCAAACAAATAAGCACCAGCGTAAGCATTATAATATTTCGAAAATTCTGACTCATAATATAGTATATACCATAAAAATAAGCTTAAACAAGAAAAAACCAACAAAAAGTGGGACAGGCACGTGCCTGTCCCACTTTTTTCACTTTTTACTGCTTTTTGTACTTTTTCTTTTATTTTATGCTGTTTTAAGAATGTCCTTCAAATCTTCGTCTACTGTCTTTATGGGTTTGATGTCGAAATTCTTGACTAAGAAAGCCAGTATGTTCGGGGAGATGAACGCCGGTAATGACGGGCCTAGTCGGATGCCTTTTATTCCCAAGGAGAGCAGGGATAGAAGGATGACCACGGCTTTTTGTTCGTACCAGGAAAGAATAAGCGATAGAGGGAGAGAGTTCACATCCGTTTTAAAAGCATCAGCAAGAGCTAAAGCTATTTTTACGGCAGAGTAGGCGTCGTTGCACTGGCCTAAATCTAATAGACGAGGTATGCCGCCGATATCTCCGAGATCCATATAATTGAATCTAAATTTACCGCAGGCAAGAGTAAGGATAATCGTATCCTTCGGGGTCTTTTCTGCAAACTCGGTATAGTAATTCCTGCCGGGTTTTGTTCCGTCACAACCGCCGACCAGGAAGAAATGCTTTATCGCTCCTGATTTCACTCCGGCTACTACTTTATCCGCAACGGAGAGCACGGCATTCCTTGCAAAGCCCGTTGTCAAAGTTTTCCCTGCAGTTTCTTTGAAACCCTTTAGCTCTTTTGCTTTGTTGATCAATATTTTGAAATCAGAATGCTTTACATGTTTTACTTCCGGAAAAGCGACCAGGCCTGTGGTATAGACCCTGTCAATGTAGCTCGTTCCAGGTTTTTGTATACAATTGGTCGTAAAAAGAATCGCCGCGGGAATATTATCAAACTCTTTCTGCTGGTTCTGCCATGCTGTCCCGAAATGCCCCGCAAGAGATTTATATTTCTTTAGCCCCGGATAACCGTGGGCAGGCAGCATCTCACCGTGAGTGTAAACATTCACCCCCGCCTTTTCCGTAAGCTTCAAAAGTTCTTCCAGATCCACTAAATCATGACCAGAAACTATTATCGCAGGTCCTTCTTTAACGCCGGTTGAAACAACGGTCGGAACCGGATGGCCGA
Above is a window of Candidatus Firestonebacteria bacterium RIFOXYD2_FULL_39_29 DNA encoding:
- a CDS encoding hydroxylamine reductase, whose product is MILQEPWFVSVESKSFEIGGIVSPKRRQKMFCYQCEQASGGKGCSNSGVCGKVPEVSFLQDLIIYQLKGIGYLANEARKNKAKIDRSINRFTVDALFTTVTNVNFNPERLEKIIREGEIIRKLTLDIYSSSAKAAFKEQSLPKEAKYVPPETLGEMEEDGKENGILNDIENEDIRSVKQLLTYGLKGMAAYANHAYILGKEDEGVYAFFHKALSSLTNKDIKLEELVGLNMECGQANIKVMELLDAGHTERFGHPVPTVVSTGVKEGPAIIVSGHDLVDLEELLKLTEKAGVNVYTHGEMLPAHGYPGLKKYKSLAGHFGTAWQNQQKEFDNIPAAILFTTNCIQKPGTSYIDRVYTTGLVAFPEVKHVKHSDFKILINKAKELKGFKETAGKTLTTGFARNAVLSVADKVVAGVKSGAIKHFFLVGGCDGTKPGRNYYTEFAEKTPKDTIILTLACGKFRFNYMDLGDIGGIPRLLDLGQCNDAYSAVKIALALADAFKTDVNSLPLSLILSWYEQKAVVILLSLLSLGIKGIRLGPSLPAFISPNILAFLVKNFDIKPIKTVDEDLKDILKTA